The sequence tttttcatttttatctccatgaaaaaagactttttcatggagaattggagatattgttttgagtgagcatgcttgtgtgtttgcgtgcgtgtatgtttgtgcgtccggatgcttaatgtcagcataactgaagaacgtctaaatggattgttatgatatttggtgtgtgggtaggtgttaggaggagaaaggtcaaggtcgagtttgggccccctggtatgggtcactggaactgcaatggcgtatttgtcaaaatcttccaaggagaataactgaagaaaggagcaacagttATCATGTTATTTAcaatgcaggtagcttagagagagatgtacacaaattgcaaattatgcaaattgatacttaatttgcataagtaatgaggaaaatctatatgtccATTGTAGGCATGCTATGACAGCTGGCACCTGTTGGTTTCGAAACTGGTTTTAAATtagtttggctgttcagcacgcacagccagggctgcccaactagcctgttgctataaCAAAGGGCttgccctgctgacaaaggcaAGATATTACAATGGGATTTTGTCATGGACAGGATAACGAGCTACAACAAAGtccatgtacaaaaaaaactattgtatCCTAATGCTGTAGATCTATCTACTTCTTTCTGTAAAGCATCTTATCTTTTGTCgttctctctatatatacatatctccCGGGATgatatttcttcattttcacacaCCTATTATCATTCTTCCTGTCGTTAATTTACAAAGGgcctaacgttacataaaaaAACGCCGGGGCGCTTCCGCAGGCTCTGACGACGTCGGCTCTGCTTTCGTAACAGgacaggaaacccaagcaatattctGTAAAATCGGATTATgacagtcaatttatttagtcatttctatacatgattacttcaaacagcactatcagtgagtatcacaatgtataacgacgtccatgatgtaaaaatacgacgttgttttgatgtgagaactcactgaaaatcggaGTTTTTGTATGCTCGCGAAAtcaaggggatcatcgtacgatacgattttgcgcggttttaaaatcctaaaagtatgaagttattacggaaATGTGCTTAACAGTGTTGGTAAATGTCActtccataaagatttcagcattttttaatttccattttttggtccttaatattgctttggttgcctttattTTAACAACGCCCATCCtcagcctccttcgcaggctctCTGACGGGCTCCGGCGTTTATTTTCaaggggagcgctgattcgcgatctTCAACaaatcggggccaggttcttttgctggaggaGTCCTACTTGCCGACTCACAGAGTGAGGATTactcctaatctccaagcagatccacaccgggcgcgaaaatcgtatatataatgctagccagagaaggtccagtcagccagagagggtccaatcagccctggctgactggaccttctctggctagcatatacgattttcgcgcccggtgtggatctgcttggagattagattactccagcaaaagaacctggcctgcaaaggaggctagccCACCTCCATAACGTTTGATGTTCAATTACCTCCGTGAAGaatggaggttatgttttcgggagcGTTCGTtcgtgtgtctgtatgtttctcagtgtcaacacgataacttgaAAAGGCATacatggattgttttgatatttggcacgagggtaggtcttgatgagacctccaaatgaatacattttgtatccatTAGCGGCTTATTTTGGGATTGCAGCGGAacgtctggttttgatatctcgtgctctggacaagctatggtcacgacctttgggtggtagatagctctacatacatacatacatacatacatacatacatactacatacatacatacatacgtacatacatacatacatacaaacatacatatatacatacatgttacgaacatacatacatacaaacgctaccaaaagcTTTCTTTCTTGGCGATGGCACGGAGGTTCAAGATAGtctatctaacctccttggcgaAGCTAATAACAGTGGAACAGCATGCTAATTGCAACACTTACTACAAACATTCACGTTAGTCAAAGTTTCCTATTTTGTAGTGTAAAGGCTTGTTTTTGTCCATTTTAGATCTAATCCAATCTTCGATGTGTTTCTTGAACATTGGCGGTGACGCCAAACAGGTTATCACAATGACTTGCTAGGTAATCTAAGCTGCACCCTCACTCACGGCAAGGTTAAGGTATTCGCGTGCACGGTTGTGATTAGTCTGTTACAGCTGAAAAGGGAATTGTTAGTCCGCTTTTCTTGGAATGGCTGATCACAGCGGTAGATAGTGTGACTTTACAACAGTATTCGTCTGATACAACTAtgagaatattgttatagctcgttatgctgtccattgtaatgtcttgtctttgtcagcagggctagctctttgtaatagcctcaggctagttgggcagccctggctgtgtgtccaaaacacccaaaccaataaatagataaatgaaaactATGAGGGGTTTGTATACCAGCAGTCTTGTCACGATAAGTACTgcatatatttgcatatatttATATTCCGCTGTCACGTTATATCACATCATCACGAATTCCACTGTACATCAATGGAGCCGCTGTCATTCTTAAGTGGAGCCCAGCATACATCGTCACGAATCCGGGTTTACCACGTCTTTAGTAGCGTGCTTAGTCCTGTGGTTAGCgatcctgcctctggaactagaagccccgggttcgagcCCGGTTGTGTCGCTCGCCCGActtgcacgctaccggaaagggtcgcagtccttatgacgggacgttaagctgtggtccactgttcgttgtgcttgtcgaaaagagctagcctagttggggaatttccccggtacagtgaacctgtaaatattgtacatagcgtctgtcttccctgtcacgaccagtggaagattagctcatctgttcattgagttcatttgagctaaactggttagagatcactttcctttcctttcggTTTGCTCCGGTGGGTTTGCTGAATTGATTTGCTAGTTCCAGGAAAAATGTCGGGTTCGTGACAGGTAATTTCATGCCGATGATCATGAAAGTCAGATCCCGACGGCGCATGaaaatcaagtcaagtcaaaaccTTTGTTCAGTCTCGACGGTTCGTTCGCCCGTAAGATAGTGGATCATATTAGTATAGGTGGACTGGTAATAACCATATTTGGATGTGCCGCTGTAGATCGTGTTTCAACCTTAATAAGGAGCGATACAGCCCGAATCTTGTTTGAACGTTCTTTGCTCAAGAGGAGCTCTAATAGGCCTGCAGGGCGCTTTTCATTGAGATCTATTCcttcttcattttctttgacCAAGACGCTTGGATGGTATTCCTGAGAAGTTGCATTTTACGGTAACAAAATTACGTTTTTAGTTCCTGTGCAGTAAAAACAGCTCGTACCCTCCGATGATTTCTATACTTTGAACATAACAGAGTTTTCAAAATGGCATTTTACACGACCGTTATACTTTCCAAGGGCTCCTTGAATCGCTCATGTGTGTCTATGTGACCCGTGTTacgcaaaatgttttgtttttcaaaaactCGCCCATCTCTTGAAATAGCCTTGCGGTGATTGACGTCAGATTTCCAAAGATAACACGGACCAGGGTTACAGGTTTTATGGACAAGCGCTGGCAGGGAACCGGAGAATAGGCGGAGACCGACCTTTCAGTACAAAGGTCAGAACAGCACAGGTAATCATGATGATTGCGGCATTCTTTAGCCTGGACAGACTGTGATTCAGGAAGCAGAACtcaaagagatgaaaaaagAAAGGATCATCATCAAAACAAATCCCTACTTTTCATTCAGTATTTTTTCCTAAATCTCGACAGAGATTATAAGGGAAAGAGCTTGAAACGAACAAGACAGGAAAGGCGATTGGAAGAAAGATTCACGTTGATAAAGGGACCATTCCGGAACAGGGCGAGCGTGTTCAATGACAAGTGCAGGCAGAGAACCAGAAAATAGCCGGAGACCGACCTTTCATTGCCAAGGACGGGACAGCACGGGTAATGATGGTGATTATGGCATTCTTCAGCCTGGAGAGACTGTGATTCAGGAAGCAGAACCCAAAGAGACTTAAAAAGGACATGACCATTATCAATGCCGATACCTACTTTTGATTCAATGTTGTTTAATCACGACAGAGATTGTAAGGGATATATTTGGAAGcggacaggacaggacaggtgATTGAATGAAAGATTCGCGTTTATTTCACGGACCATTTCGTAACATGAGTAACTTGTCTGATGCGTGCGAGCGTGTACAATGACAAGTGCGGGCAGGGAACCGGAGAATGGGCGGAGACCAACCTTtcaataccaaggacaggacgGCACGGGTAATCATGATGATTGTGGCGTtcttctattctccaagcagatctgttaCATCGGTGGCAattacagtatccaaagggcaaaagcagcatTATCGGCCACTGATACTGCTTCGATatcatagatctgcttggagcttagcATTCTTTAGTCTGGGGAGACCTTGATTCAGGACGCGGAACTCAAAGTGATTTGAAGGACAGGACCGCCCACAAAATACGGAGAGTCACGCGTCTGTGTGACCAGTCTTACTTATGTAAAGCCTCCGGTGTGTTTCCTAAAACCTCGTTATGATTAGTCTCCAACCAgccccaatggattgcaaagaccgtatccaactggaagaaagagcttgtaatgcaaaacgtacttcctctgccagtttgatacggtctttatgcaacctatagatctgcttggagattagttatgATAGCGTGATCTTCTTCTTTGATCTTCAGAGAAACTCTTTACGtgggtagcctccttcgcagacttcctagaacggcggcgtatatatttgggggaggggtgacgcgatttcttataCAGGCCAGTAGAAAGGGGAAGGGgtactctccaggcagaggagtggttccggcaggtttttgacgtgtttttaggcgttttcgtcgggctttctactttgtcatttttttttgtatagccaacccacacctctgcccgcactgacctcggggcaggacaaacctatttacttccattgtgggttggctatacaaaaaaaaatgacaaagtagaaagcccgacaaaaacacctaaaaacacgtcaaaaacctgccggaaatATATCCCTCATAATATCCTTCATCATTAAAAAATATTGAACCAAAAGTAGGGATTGGTATTGAAgatcctttcttctttttttgagtCTCTTTGAGTTCTGCTTCCTGAACCACAGTCTCTCCAGGCTGAAGAATGCCATAATCATCATGATTATCCGTACCGTCCtggccttagtactgaaagGTCAGTCTCCGCCTATAGGAGATAcgcttcacacgactttcctcaccccatccaggtgtagaaattgatttttttaaattgcccTCTGtgcgtggcactgttgaaataacttgagtgcagtgccacgtcgcccttgtctgtaaaaaaaaacctccttGTATTTATCTtttaattcatttattggttttgCTGTTCAACTAGCCCGTTGCTATTACAGAGGGCTAGTCCTGCTGACatgacaaggacaagacagtaCATTGGATCCTTGTATAGATGGACTCCAGCGCATTAACGCTGCCACAAGCGATTGAAGTGGCACGGAGAGCGGAAAGACAGCGGAGATGGGAATATGACGTGTGCCTGAAAGGTTAACGAACGGTAATTGAACCATGCTGTGTTACTGAAAAGGTGAGTGGCCCACATCGGGGGATTTCCCGTACGTCTGAGCGTGCGCAGTACGCCGCGCGTCCTCACGACACAACCACGGGCTAAGTGTGCGCGTGTCAGGCGGAATACAACAAAGCTCATAAACAGCGCTTCGGCGTGTCAAACTCCAGCGCTTCGTGTCAAACTTGATGACAGGCATACATAAATAGACACATAAACATTGCCCCAGCAACACAACAGTGGGTCGCGGCTGGTCGGCTACGCTGTGATGTACGTACTGCAAACAGagtttatctccaagcagatgtagagagGCGAAATCGGAATGTTTTCTGgctactgatgatgatgatccactgtattctgcggctcggaggttgtggaaacagcctctggctgcattcagtctttcttcatttctttccactgtgcctTCTTTTCTGCGACTAGCCGAAGCTCTCTGGCTACTACACCAGGTTTAGAAATACAGCACAGTTTGACGGTAGTTGGGGACGAAGGTACCCGTGGTTTAAGCAAGCGAATtgttttgagccagcggtcactacggaggctggtactcaggatAGTACGAAggtttatgacgtcatgaataTACTCTTATACGACCATTTCTGCGCTCTTCCCTCGTGACTTCACGAAactgattgatttgattatctTCTGATGGATTCATGGAATGACAATTCgtgtaatttccaagcagatgcagaaagGCAAAGTCTTGAATTTTCTAAAGAGGGGCTTTCCTACATATTTCTAGAAAGGCCCTCTGCTATACGGAACCGCGGgcttgagaaacgttacgatttttatttgcctttctacatctgctaggagattacATAGAGAGTCATTCATGCAATGgcaacctaatctccaagcagatccagcccggtattggaccctctctggctgactggaccttctctggctagcatactacgattttcgcgcccggtgtggatctgcttcgagattaaTGGCAACCGACTTCCCTGAATTACAAACTATCATATCATGAGGGAAGAGCGCTAGAAATTGTCCGTTAAACGCGCTAGGCGCTGTGCCGTATTTCTAAAACATTCTGAAAACTTGTACACCAAAATCAGAAAACAGCGCTAGCACATCAAGTGGGCttggaaagatagtagaaactggtccaatggggggggggggtaatttaccagaggagttggtcaGTAATAGGTTGTCTGTGggagagtactgtaaatcttgaaatgttcgcggtggttttattttcatggtgacctctcaaCCTAAAAATCATGACGCCGCGAATCTGCGTTACCAATGTAGGAATTCACAGTATAGTATACAAATGCGTATGAAAACCGAAAGCCAAACAAAGCCGGCGACCTTCGAATGCCCTTTCTCGGCTTTCTTTGTAGAGCGGCAAAAATCAGATCTGATCCCCCGGTACGCCAAAATGTACGCACAAGGCCGACGCGTTTGTTTCCTTACGTAAGTCTTCACATCAAAGATCTTAGATCATTCAAGTTACGCACATCTACAGCTACATCCTCTCAAAATGACACCACCAAACTCCTTAAAGATAAGGCAAAAACGTCCACCCACCTGTTTCATTCTCATACGCGAAGAAAGACTCACAAGAGGATGTGTGACGTAACGCGCCAagtttatgacgtcatgaataTACTCTTATACCTCTTGTTAGTCATAGGAAGGCCAGTGGATTCGCGGGCTTTTTCCGTTTATGACGTCACTAAGACGTGGAGACGCAAGGTATTGTATCTGTCATATATAGAACACACTGATCCAGAACGTAATATGTGTTTCTGCTTATGACGTCATTAAGATGTAGTATTCTATAAGGTTGTCCCATTTGGGACTTAACAAACATATTATATCATTTTTGTCATATGTAGTGTTATATATACACTGTTCCAGAACGTAATATGCATAAGTGTGACTCCAGGTGATCAACTTGTTCGTTTTATTGTTTAAGACATCTTTTCTATTGAATTTTCAGGCGGCTGGGTGGCCCATAGCCTCCAAAGCAGGCTCTGAGCCGGTTTTTTTgtgggctaaataatacaccttttgcagccagcccgtaactatcagccacccctgTAACCATTTTACCGGCAGAATTggtacgggggtggctgatggttacgggctggctgcaaaaggtgtattatttagcccccaaaaaagccggctcagagcctgctatggaggctaggtggCCCATTCAATTCTGTCGAATTGATTCAGCAATAAAAGCAATAAAATCATCAGTATCACAAAGAAAATGAACTTGTAAATGACGCAGCTGATCATGAGTGCCTGCTGGCAacgctttacgctaaattcatgATGTCAGATTCTTGCATCACAGTTTGTTCTCCTCAAGTAGGGAGCCTCCTAGATGAATCGTTAAAAAGTGCAATATTATAAGAAAGGCTTGCTATTGAGAATACATGTCGCAAAAACACGCGTAAACAATGAGAGTCggaaccttacatctgcttaatGATTAAATGCTGCCACCTTGCAGGTTTCTTTAAAACTGCAGGCAACAACCTACTGACGGCACCATGATTTATTTTAAACGCTCTTACCCAAAGATGCCACAAATAATCTTCTAGAGTAATTCAGTCTCCTTAAAAGTAATAGAAGTTGCCATACTTTGTTGTATCTCATACAACGTTTACGCTATGGAGTTATTTATAAAACCCATTTGCGTTGAATGGTTTGTTCCCTTTAACCCCCTGCCTCAAATGGTTTGTTTCAAAAGGTCAGAGTTGACGAACGTGTTTCTCTGTTTTCGTCTGTGACTTTCCCAGTTTTATGAAAATTTATTCCTTGTGAGAAGCATGTCTGCTTTGGCAAGACTTCCTGGGACGGTGATACGCCACGTCGTGCGACGTTACTCTCAAGTCAGACGGATTCACAGACTTCCAATCGTTGGAAACACGGTAAAGTCAAAAGTTCGTGTCGTCTgttttagggggaggggggcatgcaccTTTCACGGCAGTAGCACTTTACACCAAACGTTATTTTCCGGTTTCCTCACTCGACTTTTGAACACCCACATaaacccaccatgacagttgagtggAAGAATTCAACAacgaagagcggtctaaactggaacagtcctacctgaccgaactctactctactctactcataagaacccaccacacttatcgaaaaaagtagggttccttcccggtgtgagtggatcaaatacatctgtccggatatgcagcttgtactgttcagtgcaaacctggtgtgttacgccatgaggtgtTTTACaggatatgcaatacaaacaaacaaataaacaaaacaatattatCCACATCTACACAAAGCTAGACAAGTCCCCGCATGGGGCATAGCACCTAGGACAAAAGTAGAGGCCTTTAATACTCATCTGTGTCCGGTGTTGGTGGAGCATATTtgtaataatgaaataaaagctATGTTATTTTGCAGGCAGTGAAAGGCTGTCGAGTTTTACAGCAATGTGCAACCTTTAGAACCCCATATAACATCAGGATGTGCAGTGATCAACAAAGCAACAGGTGAGTTTTATTGAATTTtattaagtatttttttttaaattgtaaaaTCTCATCCCATACTAGGTAGTCTTTTGTAAGGTAGATCAGTCTCGTAGAATGGTTGTTGTTGCCATGTAGCAGAAGATGTCATAAGCCTTACAGTTAAGTTACACTGTACAATTCTTGTGCAATAACGTTTCCATAGTTACATACAACCTAATGATGTCTAAACCATCTGTACAGTCAGATAGATCTGAATGAATACCACCGCATCGCTGACGACACCCTGGACGGTCTGGCGGAGTACCTGGAGGATCTGGGTGACCAGGACTACTGTCCACCTGACTACGACATACAGTTCTCTGTAAGTGCCTCTCTAGGACTACTGTCCACCTGACTACGACATACAGTTCTCTGTAAGTGTCTCTCTAGGACTACTGTCCACCTGACTACGACATACAGTTCTCTGTAAGTGTCTCTCTAGGACTACTGTCCACCTGACTACGACATACAGTTCTCTGTAAGTGCCTCTCTAGGACTACTGTCCACCTGACTAGGACATACAGTTCTCTGTAAGTGTCTCTCTAGGACTACTGTCCACCTGACTACGACATACAGTTCTCTGTAAGTGTATATGTACCTGTATCTTACTGTCAGCATTGAAGGGGATGCAATAGAAACACTGCATTGAATACTTCCTGCAACTCTACGTTGAACCTGACTAGCATATCATGGAAAATGTGGGATCATTCTTCTTacactgtctcgaaaaaagaagtcaaacccaaatattaaagatagaatttagtgttagtttttagactagaatagtcacatgttaccaattgtctgtcctttcatgttacatgtacttgcaattagcctacaggcaagaacttgcaataaacttattattataactGTGGGtgtgaaaacacagacagaccaaaaacagacCAAATTCAGAGAAGTCATATTCTTCTTAGATGCAATCAGGGAACAAACAGGACCTAGAATACTTATAGGAcagattccaggctactcccagaCTTcttgattggaatatcatgcgaaATATAAAAAGGtataaagatttgttttttat comes from Branchiostoma lanceolatum isolate klBraLanc5 chromosome 2, klBraLanc5.hap2, whole genome shotgun sequence and encodes:
- the LOC136428953 gene encoding frataxin, mitochondrial-like translates to MSALARLPGTVIRHVVRRYSQVRRIHRLPIVGNTAVKGCRVLQQCATFRTPYNIRMCSDQQSNSQIDLNEYHRIADDTLDGLAEYLEDLGDQDYCPPDYDIQFSSDVLTLRLGGNLGTYVINKQTPNRQIWLSSPTSGPKRYDYFPDRSGWVYRHDNNSLHSLLEEELSAALKLDIDLKQLPYSGWTHRS